In the Pogona vitticeps strain Pit_001003342236 chromosome 2, PviZW2.1, whole genome shotgun sequence genome, atatctaacctctcttctcctacgcgggcatgtcctacccccaccgccattccttcccctacccagcaccacctcaatggctgccccctccaacaccctccccccttcctgttccattagatccactgtgggtctcttcattattattattatttatttaatttatatcccgcctatctagtcgcggtggactactctaggcggccgaTCCTATTGGGCTTTTTgacatagcttttaaaaaaagcaccagcCTAAATAATGTGTCCCTCTTTCTCTGGCAAGTATTCCTGATATCACGTGGGAAAAAACAATAGAAACATCAATGCATTGCACAGCTCAAAGGAAGAGGGTGTTTCAAGGTACTGACTGTTAGAAGGAAACTGGAAATATTGTGGAGATTCTTTTAACCAGGCCATTTCCTCTTGTAGGACAAACATGTGGAGAAAACAGTTTTTCCTGTCTCTTGGTAAGGGAAGTGAGGCAGAGATTTACTGGAAAGGAAGAAGTGATtcctggtatagtggatagagtgatggtctaggactccagcaggatttgaatccccatttggccatggaaactcactggggaagtggaagtggtaaaaccactccttaaatatctcacttgccttgaaagccttattagggttgttataagttggttctaacttgacagcataaaccacacacacacacaagagtagAGTTGATGGGAATCTCTTGCAGGGAGGTCATGTGGCCAGGGTTCCCAGGGACTCTTAAATTAGCAGGGAATATggcatccacccccaccccactcaggCTTTCCTGTTCACTCTGAGCTGAGCTCCGGTCCTTACAGTTTTGGAGAGAGAAACAGATTATCCCAGGAGCAAGATACTGTTGTAAAGAAAAGTGTTCGAGGGTGGCTTGGGCTCGAAGGAACAATTCAGAGCCATCAACTTTACAAAAGAGTTGCCAACCATAGGAAAACTGTACATATGTTCACCAGAACATGCTTACAAATGCCCATGTTTGGAGTCAAGGACTTCTGTGCACCTGCTTTTCACAACCACTCTTTAAAAATCCTGAAATGTACCCTGTGTTCTGTTAGGATTCCAGCAGCTGAGAAGTTAAAATTCTGTTCAGCATCTGCCAGCTACAGTAGTTACAGGGGAGGGGGGCATATATTGGTTAAAAATGAAATTTTTGGAACATGTTTATTCCTTCTGTTAGCAAAGTACAAGGCAGAAAAACAGCACTGGCAGAGATTAGCCAAGTCTCACCaacctctaaggcagtggtccccaaccttgggcctccagatgttcttggacttcaactcccagaaatcctgaccagcagagatggtggtggaggcttctgggagttgtagtccaagaacatctggaggcccaaggttggggaccaccgctccAAGGAACatattttgccctttttgtagcaAAATGTTGTGGAATTAGAGATCAAGGACAGGGATGCAGACGACCCCACTACCTACTCCTCCAAGGAAGAAAGATCAGGGTATAGATTCCCAGGACCTGAAAGACAGCAACCAGGGAGAAAAGAGGATACACCGAGGAGTGGATATCTGGgacctggaaacggggatgaagaGGTTAAGTGTTGCTACACAGACAGAACCTGATTTGGCGGGAAAGGAGGGCGGGGAAAGGGCAGTAGTAGAGGTGGGAACAGGGGATATAAATACGACTGAGGACGATATACCGGGTGTTGGGAGAAGATCAAGATCCGTGGACAGGGAAATGGGAGCAGGTGTGGGTCTCCAAACAAGAAGCCGAGAAGAGGAGGCAAAAGGGATTGCCTCAAAGACCCTCGTACTGGGGTGAGTCAGAGACCTGGGAGTGGCGACGTTgcctgagggaagagaaggaggcaacTGAGAGAGAGGAGGCACGTAAAGCATGGCATGTGGAGGAGCTGAGGAAGATGGGATGCTCCCTGGACCGTGGGGTGACCAGATGGGAGAGGGATCCTTGCTATGGGGATGGACAGGTGATGAAGAAACCCTCCCGCTTTTGACCCCAGAGAGGATATATCAGGTGGAGTGAAACGGATGAAGATTTGGCTGGGGCCCAAACTGGTGTGGGTGgcgtctccctctctctcagagCTCACGTCAAACTCTATTGAGACGCAGGGAAAcgggagggaagaaaagagttTATATGTAGGGAAGGAAGTTAGGGATAGGAGATTAGATAGAGATGTAggtgaattaatttttaaaatgtttttatgtttttgttttgtgggatacACAAAGGGACAATAAGAAACAGAATATGGAACTGATATGGAGAAAAACAAGGGTAGCTATTTTAAATATGAAAGGCCTAGGGTCTGTAATAAAGAGAAGGAGgatataattacagtggtgcccagcatagcgatgataatcagttccgaaaaaaatcatcgctatactgATTCGTTGCTATGCAGGACAAagaagctcataggaacgcattaaaacatgtttaatgcgttcctatgggcaaaaaactcaacGTTAttcggaaatcctccatgcggctgccatttccgctgcccggtaagcgaggaaagggcgcgaaaacactgtgggcagcCATTTACTTTACCCGGTgggcattttggaaccgctgatcagctgttccaaaaacattgttatgtgataatcggtaagcaaaacacttactgatcatcacaaagcaatgttttaccattgaaaacatcgcaatgcgatcacttttgtgatagcaaaaaaccgctatgcggatttgtcgttaaacgaatcgctcgttatgcggggcaccactgtattattgaagAAAAGTAAGGTTGACATTATTTATCTACAAGAGATGTACAGTATCACTCAAAGGATGGAGTTAATTAattgaaattacaaaatatacacatttacgaaaaaaaacatttgggacGTCAAAATCTAAAGGTGTAGCAACATTAATATCCAAACATAgtgaatttgtggtaaaagaaTAAAAGATAGCAATGGCAGATATTTGATAATTCAGGGTCAAATGGGAGAAGAAgattgttaaggtatataatttttatatagcctgaacataatatgtatgtgtgcagagcaagaataagatgacatcattcctccatccctggctgatgcaacccACTGCAATATGAAAACTGCCACACCTGTGTTCATGAAAacacctcagacgggattggaccagactgataccagaattgtatataagaaatgaacactgtacagtcttccCTTCTCCTGTACATTGATGTCTgcttgtcatgctgctggtttgaatactgagctattgaagtgctgtatgtatgtatattttgttatatattttgtaaatacactgcaagaaagaagactctgttgtgttcgtttatctgcgctttattctgctgaagaaaagataaagacacagacCCACATTCCTTCaacagaggttatgcgcccagaaaacgttccgctgcgctgaaaacaggaggtggtgagtaaatgaaagaggagaccctaagcagcagtgatagtgagacagaaaccagttcgtctgtaaacccggggaagggaaggatacagagaactgcaaggatggcatacagcacgggaggaaatataggtggtctggccataaatagactgaatgaaaataattataggacATGGGCAGTTAAAGCCGAGATGTTGCTAAGGAAGGAATCACTGTGGCGTTATGTTAGAGACCCCCCAGCGTAGcccaaggaagaggcagagcatgagagggctttagccacgatcattttggccattgaagactcccttctgacccacattcaaggactgacaacagcaaaagccttTTGGGATAaattaaaaggcatttatcagagggagacgacaggcacaaagatttctcttaccaggagattgttccaatgcaggatgaaactggaagagtgtgcttcggaacacttaaagaatatgaaggacatgtttaatcaactgcaattaatgaacgttgttttccctgaggaacagcgcgtgtatattttcctaagttctctgaatgatgattactccatgctggtaacaagtttggaaagcatgccagaaacggAGCTTTCAGAAGAGTATGTGACGAACCGAAttttgcaggaggaacagcatttaaaacaaagaatgctgaacaaaaaaacaagccacgtgcgtgctgaccgcgagagacagagatactctgatggcagcgtgcccaggaggcggaCGGAcgaagaacaaagaggaagagtgatgatgacgaaagcctgtttcctctgtggatctaccaatcacctgcaacggaactgtgacaaaagcagAAGTCTTCCAAGCAACAGAGACTACAGAAAGAAAGTCTCCAAACAGTTTCAACAAAGAGACGACaagaggccggtctccttggttaccagaggaaggagagacaaggtTCCCGGCAAGACAAAAGCAGTGGAGTGGCTGATCGACTCTGGCGCTGTAGGGCATTTGTCTAATAATAGAGATTTGTTTTGTCTtctagatgaaaccagcctcagaagtgtgatgatggcaaattcacaagagacggccgtcgaaggacaaggaactgtttacattccttcgttgaaaactgagataagtggggtattttacgctcctgaattatcgtttaatataataagtgtatcagcgctGACTGaacaagggttcactgtcacttttgagaaacaggagtgtataattaagaaaaatgataaaatatttgcaaaagtgaagcaagaaaacaatctgtacatgttaaagagccagacacatgaaagtacacacatgatacatacaaacaaaccacaacatgataactgtatacatttactgcataggaggctgggtcatgtaaattttagatcattacagaagaTGGAAAATTTGGCtagggatataaacataaaggaatgcaaaaattacttggactgtgatgtctgtaaaagaagcaaaacgaatgtggccccaaaagggaagaaaagtgacagaatcacaaccaggccatttgaattagttcatgcagatttaatgggaccatttcctccatcattaggaggagcgaaatttgcaatggttctagtggatgattttacaaggttttcttattgttatacactaaaatccaaaacagaagtgtttgaaacatttaaaaaatggttgttttctgtagagaggagatttggccacaaggtggcacagttgcaaacggatcgaggtacagagtttacaaacactaggtttcaaagatggttagaaagtctgggaattagacatagaaaaacaagcccatatagccaatttcagaatggtgttgctgagagacggaACAGAGtattacaagagatgaaaaatgcattattggcagactctgggttgtgtcacggtctgtggagtgaagcgattcTAACTTCTAATTTTTtgattaacagaatttattcttcctcgatagatgacacaccatatttcatgttatacggtaagaaaccatgtttaaaatatttgagggtgtttggatgcacggcatgggtgcatatcccgaaacagctcagaagaaaaggtaaaaataaaacaagaaaaatgacatttgtggggtatgaacccaattcaaaggcataccggttttttgatggggatagaagcgtaataatctctaggtcagccagttttaatgaaggaaaaaacctgggaccaagtacacgcaaactcacagttatacatccctctacacgaaagaaaaagtcatttaagacagacagaaacacagaagcaaggcatggagtcctgtgataatgaagaagaagaagaagaagaagaagaagaagaagaagaagaagaagaagaagaagaagaagaagaagaagaagaagaagaagaagaagaagaagaaggaacagaagatagtgatgaggaagaacacgaagaggaggaagcacacacaagtagtcagatagaaacacacacaaaaacacatggtcccagaaggtcccagaggAAAAATAAAGGTGTGCCACCCAAAAGATATGGAGTGGGTGGTATTACAGTGTGCAATGTTTATATTGAACCCAGAAACTATAaggatgttttgaagcttcctgattatgagaagaataagtggttagaggccatggaggaggagatgaagtccATGGAGAAACATcaagtgttcactgaaaccaaactaccagcagagcataaggtaataggtagtaagtgggtgtacaaataaagaaaacagaacataggcttgaattaagtcaagaacacaaaataaaacaaatgttagaaaaatattgtatgggagagtgcaagaatgtgagtactcccatgacagtggattttcaaaaggaagatgaaaaaaagtaaagattttgaaaacaaagaattatatcactcagcaataggaAGTTTAATGTACctagcgaactggacgcgcccggaTATAGCAgcgtcagtaaacatactcagtagatatatagaaaaacctagtgaaaaacactggcaaggattaaaaaggatttttagatatctaaagggaacatataattatcatctaactttgcaaccatcaaaaaatctaaaactgtcagcttatgtggatagtgactgggccaacgatgaaaaagatagaaaatctatgactggatttgtcataaaatttggaaataatataattggttggaaatcacgaaagcaaaattctgtagcaatctcaacttctgaagcagagtttgctgcattGTCAGATTTATGTTCTGAATTAACTtggtacaaacaattaacaaaagacttaaagtgtaaaacagatgatGCAATAAaggtaatggaagataataccacatgTATACAAATGGCCGAAACAcatagagtaaaaaacagaagcaaacatgttgatattaaatatcataacgtaagggaagctgtaaaagaaaagctaattgaattagaatattgcaaaactgaagaaaatattgcagatatATTGACTAAACCGTTATGTGTTCAgaagcatgaaatgtgtataaatatattaggaatgtgtaatgggttcaggaaatttaaaaattaggaggagtgttaaggtatataatttttatatagcctgaacataatatgtatgtgtgcagagcaagaataagatgacatcattcctccatccctggctgatgcaacccACTGCAATATGAAAACTGCCACACCTGTGTTCATGAAAacacctcagacgggattggaccagactgataccagaattgtatataagaaatgaacactgtacagtcttccCTTCTCCTGTACATTGATGTCTgcttgtcatgctgctggtttgaatactgagctattgaagtgctgtatgtatgtatattttgttatatattttgtaaatacactgcaagAAAGAAGACTCtgttcgtttatctgcgctttattctgctgaagaaaagataaagacacagacCCACATTCCTTCAACAAGATTATACATTAGTAAATGTCTATGCACCGAatatgaatcaaggagaatttCATAAAACTGtgattaaagagatggagaaggttaggAACGGATATGTGATTAGGGCAGGGAATTTCAACATGGTTCTGGATAAGGTGAAGGATAAATCTGCATGTAAAAAAGATGAATTGAATAAAAGAAGTACCctcttgagtacagtggtgccccgcattacgaaTGCCCCACtttacaatgaaatcgctttacaaCGACTGTTTtatgatcgcaatagcgatcgcaaaacgatactTCAAATGGGGCTTTTTTGCTGTATGACGATCAGGTCTCTGATCatgtcatacacacacacaacttcggcGTGGGGGGGCTGTTGCTGCAAAGGTGATCGGCAGCAGGAAGAAGtcattgcctccctccctctccctccgccTGGCCTATTTTCCACCAGCCGGGGCTGCCGGTGTTGCCACCCTGCTTTGCAGAGCTGATCAGGGCAGGGTGGGAGAGGAGTGTGTGGAGCGGCTGTACCCCCAGATGCCCTCACTCCGTGTCAGTCTCCCGCGGAGgggtttctttctctccccagtcCCTGACACAACCCCAGGCAGGCAAGCCAGCAGGGATggtgaaaaaaatcatttaaaaaaaccacagcatCCCAGGCGGCGGCACCCCTCGGAGAGGAAAAATTAGCCTTTTACTCAGCGCGCTTGCTCACTCACTTGCATTGGAGGGAAATAGGAACAggcaggagggggaggcagcAAGCCCGCCTCGCCTACTCAGGGCTGGGTGGTTTCCCGTCCTCAGGCAGGGAGCCTGACAGTTTCCTGCCTTGAACTCTCTCACCCAGCCTGACGCTGGATGTGGAGTTTCCCCTGCTCTCTGGGAGCGAGCCTGGACAGAAAGCACAGGagcactccctcccctcctcctttgtGATAAAAAGAGGCGCCGAGCGGCAGTTTTGTTCCACCTGCTCCTGCTTCTTTGAGAAGGCATCCAATCgcttcctgggagaacagccgAGGAGCCCGGCTATAAAGCCAGCAGCGCAGACGGACGCAGCggctggaggcagagcctggcgGGGAAGCCATTCAAATTTCCCAGGCTCTTGCCTCCAGCCACTGGGCCCGTTCgccctgctggctttccagccagtCTCCGCCACCTTGGCCAAATGTAAGAGGCTGGGCATTAAAGTGAGATGCCACTGAGGCAGTGCAGGGGTTTGGCGTCACCAGGAAGAATTGAGCAAGGCACGGAGGGTGGCACAGGAATTGCCGCCACTCAAGTAGCTGGGCAGGAAGGTCATAGCCCGTGCTTGGGAGGATTCTCCAGGAGCCGCAGTCCTCAACTGCCACTGCTGCAGTCCCCAACAAATGATGGAAAGGAACGGGCACTTTCCCCCCTTACGTTTGGCACCCTCATGGCAGGAGGGCAGCCGCCACAGTAACATTGTGCCTTCAATTGATGCTGACACACGAAATGacaccctccctcctcctccctcttctcgCGTACTCACACCTAGCTCCCAGCCGGTGcaaggcagaaaaaaagggggaggcggGCTCGATTCAGCTTCCACCAAACTCAGAACGGTCCAGAAAAGCAAGCAATGAATGGTTGGAGGCATTCTGTGCCTGCATGGCCTTGTGCCCCATCCTTGCTCTaccccctcctttttccttttcatgaaagcaaaaacagctgatcggcagtttgcaaaatggctccccactgtctTGCTGAtctattttcgcaagacagggattggaaaatggccgccctatggaggatcttagcagggcgatcaggtatttcccccatcggaacgcactgaccggttttcaatgcattccaatgggtttttccccccgcatgacgaggatttcgctgtacagcgattttgctggaacggattatcgtcgtcatgtggggcaccactgtaagacaTTAAAAACTATGGATTTAAAAGACATATGGATAGAACTGAAGGGGATGAAAGAAGGTTTACATAGTAttctgtacataatagttattctaGAATAGATTTCATGTTCATattgcaaaatttaatttcaaaagtagatACGAacattaatgtgataaaaataacggctcatgcattgatggtgatgaAAGTAAAGAAGGACTATAGAGAAGTTAGGATATGGAGAATAGAGGTTGTGGATAGAATTAAGAAAGAATGGCTGGAAATATGGTCAattaatgaagcaggtgggaataaaataggagtgttatggaACACTATAAAAACAGTTATGAGAGGAATCACAATAAGAGAATTCTGTAGCTTAaaaattgagagaagaaaatataaaaaatagaagaatcattaaaatatttaaaaagtaagtatTTTATAAATAGAGATAATTAAAATTGctagagattcaagctaaaagaaaggaattagagAGTGTAGAGTTAGGGAACCATCTGTCAGGTCTACAGTACTTGGATATGGATTCTTGCATTCagcagagagttggacttgatggtcttatataCATGCCTCTCTAATTCATTATTTTAAGATTCTCTGTTTCTATAATGTCAAGTGTCTGCCTAAAAAGCTTTCCAAACAGGAAAGCACACTGAGCAGTTAAGCAGTGTCACCACATATCCCTGTACTCATTGATGGAAAGCAAGGTATGAAGCCCTTTCTGGATTTCCTGATTTAGATTTGTTCCCAATGTGAATTCTCATGTGTCTTCTCTCATGAGAGGTAAGGTGTCCAGTTTGACGGAAGGTCTTTCCACACTGTAagcatttaaaaggtttctctcctgtgtggattctcatatgggaaGCAATttttccactctgactgaagctctttccacattccaagcatttaaatggtttctcccctgtgtggatcctcatatgggAATCAAGGTTTGTGCttcgactgaagctctttccacattccaagcatttaaatggtttctctcctgtgtggattctcttatggGAAGCAAGATGTgtattctgactgaagctctttccacattccaagcatttaaatggtttctctcctgtgtggattcttatATGGGAATCAAGGTTTGTGCttcgactgaagctctttccacattccaagcatttaaatggtttctcccctgtgtggattctcatatgggaaGCAAGATGTgtattctgactgaagctctttccacattctaaacACTTAAATGGGTTATCCCCTTTGTGGATTCTCTTATGGGAAGCAAGATGTgtattctgactgaagctctttccacattccaagcatttaaatggtttctcccctgtgtggattcttatATGGGAATCAAGGTTTGtactttgactgaagctctttccacattccaagcatttaaatggtttctcccctgtgtggattctcatatgggaaGCAAGATGTgtattctgactgaagctctttccacattctaaacACTTAAATGGGTTATCCCCTTTGTGGATTCTATTATGGGAAGCAAGATGTttattctgactgaagctcttttcacattccaagcatttaaatggtttctcccctgtgtggattctcatatgggaaGCAAGAACTGTACTTCGGCTAAAGCTCTTTCTAcatgccaagcatttaaatggcttctccccggtgtgaaTTCTCAAATGGCGAGCAAGTTTTCCACTCTGAcggaaggtctttccacattccgaacatttaaatggtttctcccctgtgtggatccttatATGGCAAGCAAGTTTTCCACTCtgacggaagctctttccacattccaaacatttaaagggtttctcccctgtgtggatcctcatatggCGAGCAAGATttctactctgactaaagctctttccacattctgaacatttaaagggtttcgcccctgtgtggatcctcatatgggAAGCAAGGACTGAAGTGTGAccaaagttctttccacattctaaacacttatatggtttctcccctgtgtggattctcatatgggaaGCAAGATGTGTATTCtgacggaagctctttccacattctgaacatttaaagggtttctcccctgtgtggatcctcatatggCGAGCAAGTTTTCCATTCTgatggaagctctttccacattctaaacatttaaagggtttcttccCTGTATGGAGCCTCATATGGCAAGCAATTTCTGCACTCTgacgaaagctctttccacattccaaacatttCGATGGCTTTGCTGTGCGGAGGTTACTTCTACCACTGAAGCTTTTGCTGTGCTCTAAGTATTGTTTCTGATTTTTATCAATGGCTTTTCCCACGGATATgctcccttctcctttttcaattctcttttctctcttattAGTAACTGAAAGAAGATGACAAAATGGAAAAATAGAGTCTAAAGTCAGGGATCAAAACTGAATGTGAGAGAAAATACAACATTTACAGAACACAGTTGAGGTGAAAACTGTCATGCATGTGGCCTATCCTTTTGGGCATAGATGGAATAATTGGTTTCGCCAACCAAGGGTGAGGGGGCGGGGAGACAAGCTTACCCAGATTGATCAGACAGGCTAAATtttcctccatgacttcctgATGCAAAGCTCTTTGGCCTTGATCCAGCACAGCCCACTCCTCCTCCATGAAACAGACAGCAATATCCTCAAAGGTCAAAACTACACCCtaagagaagaagaaatgttttgatTTCATAGAGCATGCTGTGATTCTATCACtattagaggtgggcatgaaccagtttgtcccaATTTGTTCCAGTTCATAAAGGCACCAGGAAAGGTGCTGCTGTTCCCCTCCCCAGCCAATCTAGCCActcactgtgtgagagagagtggtAGTGAGCCGTCCTCCATCCAAAATGTGCAGGAGGAAGTGTACGGAAGCATAGAGGGGATAATTATTGATATAGGAGAAGAAGAGATGACAGAAGGAAGGGCTATAGAGGTGTGCTTGTCAGAAGatcaaggggaggagaaaaggggaggagcatGATTTGATAGTATGGGAGGAGGTGACAAGGGACGGAAATAAGACACGGTAATTGAGTATTCAAACTGAACAGCAGAAGGGAGAGACAAGAGATTGTGCTATACAAAccgagagagaggaagaagcctCGGAAAAGTTCGGTGATCACTTTCTTCCCCCCGCAACCAAGGTGGGGGGAAGAAAGCGAATCATCCCAGTCCCTCTTACAACATGCCACCTCTAGAAAGGGACTGGATGAGACACCCCTGTTATGGGACAGTTTGCACACTCAGGAGTACTACAATGAGAATGACGGACCGAGAGCggtttggtccagccccaatgtgagAAGTGAAGCGTTAACTCCTGGGACTAAAGTTTTAAGTTACAGAACTTTGCCAGAACTAAGTTGCTTGGACTCATTTGATTTGGTTAATTTGGATGTTGAAGCTAATAAAGTTGAAGCAGTCTAATTTGAAAAATCGCCTCCGTCTCTTATTCCCGCCAAAATGAGGGAACCGTCACAAAAACATAAAGAACATTATCATAATATATTTGCGAaggttttcacagctgggatctaatggttgtcgtgggtttttcgggctctttggccgtgttctgaaggttgttcttcctaacgtttcaccagtctctgtggccggcatcttcagaggacagccacaggttcagaacatggccaaagagcctgagaaaCCCAGAACAAACATGATTACACTCACAAAgcttggtttgcttgcttttcccacctccttggctaatctcccagtagAGCGCAGACTTCTCTACCCCACCCTTTTGTCTAAGTGGGGGATCAGCCAAGAGGATGAGGCAGAGAAGTCTGAACTGTTGCTGGGGCTGGAAAATCTGTTGAGGAGGTGTAGGAAGCTAGCACAGAAGGCCTGGTAACTGGCTGATTGATCCACAGGAATCAGGGAAGGGGAGCAGCACCACATCTGGCGCTGCCTTTATGAATtg is a window encoding:
- the LOC110070942 gene encoding uncharacterized protein LOC110070942 isoform X2, translating into MATVSVQPEQGPVAFEDLAVLFSEEEWALLDPGQRALHWEVMEENWAHVMSLVIQMMVGTYPWSSLLSEGVETASTQLDSVCTKQWRGAVCVCPLALSLNLKGVVLTFEDIAVCFMEEEWAVLDQGQRALHQEVMEENLACLINLVTNKREKRIEKGEGSISVGKAIDKNQKQYLEHSKSFSGRSNLRTAKPSKCLECGKSFRQSAEIACHMRLHTGKKPFKCLECGKSFHQNGKLARHMRIHTGEKPFKCSECGKSFRQNTHLASHMRIHTGEKPYKCLECGKNFGHTSVLASHMRIHTGAKPFKCSECGKSFSQSRNLARHMRIHTGEKPFKCLECGKSFRQSGKLACHIRIHTGEKPFKCSECGKTFRQSGKLARHLRIHTGEKPFKCLACRKSFSRSTVLASHMRIHTGEKPFKCLECEKSFSQNKHLASHNRIHKGDNPFKCLECGKSFSQNTHLASHMRIHTGEKPFKCLECGKSFSQSTNLDSHIRIHTGEKPFKCLECGKSFSQNTHLASHKRIHKGDNPFKCLECGKSFSQNTHLASHMRIHTGEKPFKCLECGKSFSRSTNLDSHIRIHTGEKPFKCLECGKSFSQNTHLASHKRIHTGEKPFKCLECGKSFSRSTNLDSHMRIHTGEKPFKCLECGKSFSQSGKIASHMRIHTGEKPFKCLQCGKTFRQTGHLTSHERRHMRIHIGNKSKSGNPERASYLAFHQ
- the LOC110070942 gene encoding uncharacterized protein LOC110070942 isoform X1 — translated: MCPLMPPSLWHFLFSSNSQLSDPGNQQGTHPCSSLFDGRMATVSVQPEQGPVAFEDLAVLFSEEEWALLDPGQRALHWEVMEENWAHVMSLVIQMMVGTYPWSSLLSEGVETASTQLDSVCTKQWRGAVCVCPLALSLNLKGVVLTFEDIAVCFMEEEWAVLDQGQRALHQEVMEENLACLINLVTNKREKRIEKGEGSISVGKAIDKNQKQYLEHSKSFSGRSNLRTAKPSKCLECGKSFRQSAEIACHMRLHTGKKPFKCLECGKSFHQNGKLARHMRIHTGEKPFKCSECGKSFRQNTHLASHMRIHTGEKPYKCLECGKNFGHTSVLASHMRIHTGAKPFKCSECGKSFSQSRNLARHMRIHTGEKPFKCLECGKSFRQSGKLACHIRIHTGEKPFKCSECGKTFRQSGKLARHLRIHTGEKPFKCLACRKSFSRSTVLASHMRIHTGEKPFKCLECEKSFSQNKHLASHNRIHKGDNPFKCLECGKSFSQNTHLASHMRIHTGEKPFKCLECGKSFSQSTNLDSHIRIHTGEKPFKCLECGKSFSQNTHLASHKRIHKGDNPFKCLECGKSFSQNTHLASHMRIHTGEKPFKCLECGKSFSRSTNLDSHIRIHTGEKPFKCLECGKSFSQNTHLASHKRIHTGEKPFKCLECGKSFSRSTNLDSHMRIHTGEKPFKCLECGKSFSQSGKIASHMRIHTGEKPFKCLQCGKTFRQTGHLTSHERRHMRIHIGNKSKSGNPERASYLAFHQ
- the LOC110070942 gene encoding uncharacterized protein LOC110070942 isoform X3, translating into MIELRSFPRIIQMMVGTYPWSSLLSEGVETASTQLDSVCTKQWRGAVCVCPLALSLNLKGVVLTFEDIAVCFMEEEWAVLDQGQRALHQEVMEENLACLINLVTNKREKRIEKGEGSISVGKAIDKNQKQYLEHSKSFSGRSNLRTAKPSKCLECGKSFRQSAEIACHMRLHTGKKPFKCLECGKSFHQNGKLARHMRIHTGEKPFKCSECGKSFRQNTHLASHMRIHTGEKPYKCLECGKNFGHTSVLASHMRIHTGAKPFKCSECGKSFSQSRNLARHMRIHTGEKPFKCLECGKSFRQSGKLACHIRIHTGEKPFKCSECGKTFRQSGKLARHLRIHTGEKPFKCLACRKSFSRSTVLASHMRIHTGEKPFKCLECEKSFSQNKHLASHNRIHKGDNPFKCLECGKSFSQNTHLASHMRIHTGEKPFKCLECGKSFSQSTNLDSHIRIHTGEKPFKCLECGKSFSQNTHLASHKRIHKGDNPFKCLECGKSFSQNTHLASHMRIHTGEKPFKCLECGKSFSRSTNLDSHIRIHTGEKPFKCLECGKSFSQNTHLASHKRIHTGEKPFKCLECGKSFSRSTNLDSHMRIHTGEKPFKCLECGKSFSQSGKIASHMRIHTGEKPFKCLQCGKTFRQTGHLTSHERRHMRIHIGNKSKSGNPERASYLAFHQ